The Lonchura striata isolate bLonStr1 chromosome 5, bLonStr1.mat, whole genome shotgun sequence genome window below encodes:
- the RAB3IP gene encoding rab-3A-interacting protein isoform X3: MVKEANVKQAAAEKQLKEAQGKIDVLQAEVAALKTLVLSTSPTSPTKEFQSGGRTPFKKGHARNKSTSSAMGGSHQDLTMMQPIVKDCKEADLSLYNDFRSWKDEPTMDRTCPFLDKIYREDIFPCLTFSKSELASAVLEAVENNTLSIEPVGLQPVRFVKASAVECGGPKKCALSGQSKSCKHRIKLGDSSSYYYISPFCRYRITSVCNFFTYIRYIQQGLLKQQDVDQMFWEVMQLRREMSLAKLGYYKEEL, translated from the exons ATGGTTAAAGAAGCAAATGTCAAACAAGCTGCAGCAGAAAAACAGTTAAAAGAAGCACAAGGAAAG ATTGATGTCCTCCAGGCTGAAGTAGCAGCATTGAAAACACTAGTACTGTCTACTTCACCAACATCTCCAACTAAGGAATTCCAGTCTGGTGGAAGAACTCCTTTTAAGAAAGGCCATGCAAGAAACAAGAGTACAAGTAGTGCCATGGGTGGCAGTCATCAGGACCTTACCATGATGCAGCCAATTGTAAAAGACTGTAAGGAG GCTGACCTGTCTCTGTACAATGACTTCAGGTCTTGGAAGGATGAGCCTACTATGGACAGAACGTGTCCTTTCTTGGACAAAATTTATCGGGAAGatatttttccatgtttaaCTTTCTCCAAAAGTGAG TTGGCCTCAGCTGTTCTGGAAGCTGTTGAAAACAACACTCTGAGCATTGAACCTGTTGGCTTGCAACCTGTTCGATTTGTGAAAGCTTCTGCAGTTGAATGTGGGGGACCAAA GAAATGTGCTCTCAGTGGACAAAGTAAGTCATGCAAGCATAGAATCAAATTGGGAGATTCAAGCAGTTATTACTACATTTCTCCCTTTTGTCGTTACAGG ATCACTTCTGTGTGTAACTTCTTTACATATATTCGATACATCCAGCAAGGACTGTTGAAGCAGCAAGATG TGGATCAGATGTTCTGGGAAGTTATGCAGCTGAGACGAGAGATGTCACTAGCAAAACTTGGCTATTACAAGGAAGAGCTCTAA